The Coffea arabica cultivar ET-39 chromosome 1e, Coffea Arabica ET-39 HiFi, whole genome shotgun sequence genome has a window encoding:
- the LOC113702419 gene encoding F-box protein At4g18380-like produces the protein MMASSTFHEVEGDLFDRLPDPIVHLIFNKVQDAKTLCLSMSVCKRFYAIVPEVDAIFLSMKKENQQNPIKKNSNELKKSFKNVVGKVLAKPFKFLSQLLKLKSGSCHHDDDDYSYHNPNEVLKPFKDVRSLELVLPRSSGEIDSNLLRWKAEFGSQLQSCLFLGGTEIMKIDESSELCSCGDDSLTRIGDEELKLRIVWTISCLIAASTRHNLFQRTLMEHQTLHNLIIRDESNQGTFRMNREQIKEFVKCMDHSGSGEVVDKETLMERTKLPPLRMKMWYVPDLTLPASGFVMKGATLAVIKPIKEGNKEVERGADWVVNAFDGEGEEEKVFGEAVRKLLKMKRSYTLEMNSF, from the coding sequence ATGATGGCTTCTTCCACTTTTCATGAAGTAGAAGGAGATCTTTTTGACAGATTACCAGACCCTATCGTGCATTTAATCTTCAACAAAGTGCAAGATGCAAAGACTTTGTGTTTATCCATGTCCGTTTGCAAGCGGTTTTATGCAATCGTTCCAGAAGTCGACGCGATTTTCCTGTCAATGAAGAAGGAAAATCAACAGAATCCTATTAAGAAGAATTCCAATGAGCTCAAGAAATCATTCAAGAATGTTGTTGGGAAAGTTCTCGCGAAGCCCTTTAAATTTCTGAGTCAGTTGCTCAAGTTGAAGTCAGGTTCTTGTCATCATGATGATGATGACTATTCTTATCATAATCCGAATGAAGTCTTGAAGCCTTTTAAGGATGTGCGAAGTCTGGAGCTTGTGCTTCCGAGGTCCAGTGGTGAAATTGATTCGAATTTGTTGAGATGGAAGGCAGAGTTTGGAAGCCAACTTCAGAGCTGTTTATTCCTAGGTGGCACAGAGATCATGAAGATTGATGAAAGCAGCGAATTATGCAGCTGTGGTGATGATTCACTAACGCGAATTGGTGATGAAGAGTTGAAGTTGAGGATTGTTTGGACGATTTCTTGCTTGATTGCAGCTTCAACTAGGCATAATTTGTTTCAAAGGACACTGATGGAACATCAGACTCTGCATAATTTGATTATCAGAGATGAAAGCAATCAAGGAACTTTTAGAATGAATCGAGAACAGATCAAGGAATTCGTGAAATGTATGGATCATTCAGGGTCAGGGGAGGTTGTTGATAAGGAGACATTAATGGAGAGGACTAAACTGCCTCCTTTGAGGATGAAGATGTGGTATGTTCCAGACCTGACGCTGCCCGCGTCAGGCTTTGTGATGAAAGGGGCGACTTTGGCGGTGATAAAGCCGATCAAGGAGGGGAATAAGGAGGTGGAAAGAGGGGCAGATTGGGTGGTGAACGCTTTTGATGGGGAGGGGGAAGAGGAAAAGGTGTTTGGTGAAGCTGTGAGGAAGTTGTTGAAGATGAAAAGAAGTTACACATTGGAGATGAATTCATTTTGA